From Camelina sativa cultivar DH55 chromosome 20, Cs, whole genome shotgun sequence, the proteins below share one genomic window:
- the LOC104771708 gene encoding regulatory protein NPR3 gives MATLTEPSSSLNFTSSHFSYGSIGSNQFPSSSASNPEVVSLSKLSSNLEQLLSNPDCDYSDAEVIVDGVPVGVHRCILAARSKFFQEMFKKEKKISKTEKPKYQLKEMLPYGAVGHDAFLYLLSYIYTGRLKPFPLEASTCVDPVCAHDSCRPAIDFVVQLMYASSILQVPELVSSFQRRLCNFVEKTLVENVLPILMVAFNCNLTDLLDQCIERVARSDLYRFCIEKEVPFEVAEKIKQIRLKSPQDGGESKVSEKLLGRIGKILKALDSDDVELVKLLLTESDITLDQANGLHYSVVYSDPKVVAEILALGMGDVNHRNSRGYTVLHFAAMRREPSIIISLIEKGANASEFTSDGRSAVNILRRLTNPKDYQTKTAKGRESSKARLCIDILEREIRKKPMVLDTPMCSLSMPEDLQMRLLYLEKRVGLAQLFFPTEAKVAMDIGNVEGTSEFTGLPPPSNGLTGNLSQVDLNETPHMLTKRLLTRMEALMKTVETGRRFFPYGSEVLDRYMDEYIDEDILDDLRIEKGSTQERRLKRMRYRELKDDVQKAYSKDKESKIARSCLSASSSPSSSIKDI, from the exons ATGGCTACTTTGACTGAGCCATCATCATCTTTGAATTTCAcatcttctcatttctcttacGGTTCTATTGGGTCTAATCAATTCCCATCAAGCTCAGCTTCGAATCCTGAAGTTGTTAGTCTAAGCAAACTCAGCTCCAATCTTGAGCAGCTTCTTAGTAATCCGGATTGTGATTACAGCGATGCGGAGGTCATTGTTGATGGTGTTCCTGTTGGTGTTCACAGATGCATTTTAGCTGCGAGAAGTAAGTTTTTCCAAGAAATGttcaagaaagagaagaaaatttcGAAAACTGAGAAACCAAAGTACCAGTTGAAAGAGATGTTGCCTTATGGAGCTGTTGGTCATGATGCTTTCTTGTACTTGTTGAGTTATATCTACACTGGCAGATTAAAGCCATTTCCTTTGGAGGCTTCGACTTGTGTTGATCCAGTTTGTGCTCATGACTCTTGTCGACCCgccattgattttgttgttcAGTTGATGTATGCTTCATCTATTCTCCAAGTGCCTGAGCTAGTTTCATCTTTTCAG CGGCGGCTTTGTAACTTTGTGGAGAAGACCCTTGTTGAGAATGTTCTTCCCATTCTTATGGTTGCTTTCAATTGTAACTTGACTGACTTACTTGATCAGTGTATCGAGAGAGTGGCGAGGTCAGATCTTTACAGGTTCTGTATCGAAAAAGAGGTTCCTTTCGAAGTAGCAGAGAAGATTAAACAGATTCGACTCAAGTCTCCACAAGACGGAGGAGAGAGCAAGGTTTCAGAGAAATTGCTTGGGAGAATTGGAAAAATTCTCAAGGCGTTGGATTCAGATGATGTTGAGCTTGTGAAGCTTCTTTTAACTGAGTCAGATATTACTCTAGATCAAGCCAATGGTCTGCATTATTCAGTGGTGTATAGTGATCCAAAAGTTGTTGCTGAGATTCTTGCTCTTGGTATGGGTGATGTAAATCACAGAAACTCTAGGGGTTACACGGTTCTTCATTTTGCTGCAATGCGTAGAGAGCCATCGATCATTATATCGCTTATCGAAAAAGGCGCCAATGCATCTGAGTTCACATCTGATGGACGCAGTGCGGTTAATATATTGAGAAGACTGACTAATCCAAAGGATTACCAAACAAAAACGGCGAAAGGGCGTGAATCTAGTAAAGCACGGTTATGCATTGACATCTTGGAAAGAGAAATCAGGAAGAAGCCTATGGTTCTTGATACACCAATGTGTTCCCTATCTATGCCTGAAGATCTCCAAATGAGACTGTTGTACCTAGAAAAGAGAG TGGGACTTGCTCAGTTGTTCTTTCCAACGGAAGCTAAAGTGGCTATGGACATTGGTAATGTAGAAGGTACAAGTGAGTTCACAGGTCTGCCACCGCCTTCGAATGGGTTAACGGGAAACTTGAGTCAGGTTGATTTAAACGAAACACCTCATATGCTAACCAAAAGACTTCTTACCCGTATGGAGGCTCTGATGAAAACAG TTGAGACTGGTCGGAGATTTTTTCCATATGGCTCAGAGGTTCTAGATAGGTACATGGATGAGTACATAGACGAAGACATCCTCGATGATTTACGTATCGAGAAGGGATCTACACAGGAAAGAAGATTGAAGAGAATGAGGTATAGAGAGCTTAAGGATGATGTGCAAAAGGCGTATAGCAAAGACAAAGAGTCTAAGATTGCACGTTCTTGTctttctgcttcatcttctccttcttcttccataaAAGACATCTGA